From the genome of Nicotiana sylvestris chromosome 2, ASM39365v2, whole genome shotgun sequence, one region includes:
- the LOC138885250 gene encoding uncharacterized protein encodes MLRPDLGGTKVEALSVFLHYLPHFSRDLLKYIFQKPMPIGRLAKWQILLTDFDIIYVTQTVMKAQALAENLEDEEYEPLRTYFPDDKVMHIDEVDLDKKPGWKLFFDGAANMKGVKIGVVLISETGHHYPVIAQLRFYGNNKMVEYEACILCLRLAVDIGVQEVLVLGDSDLLVHQIQGEWETRDLKLIPYRNVCMISVKDSDQ; translated from the coding sequence atgttgcgtcctgacttgggtggcacaaaagttgaagcattatctgttttcctacactacttacctcatttctcgagGGATCTTctaaagtatatatttcagaagcctatgcccataggaagacttgcaaagtggcagattttactCACAGattttgacatcatctatgtgactcagactgtgatgaaagcccaagccttgGCCGAGAACCTGGaggatgaagagtatgagccgttgaggacttattttcctgatgacaaagtgatgcatattgacgaggtTGACCTGGATaaaaagccaggttggaaacttttctttgatggggccgctaataTGAAAGGTGTCAAAATAGGGgttgtactcatttctgaaacagggcatcactaccccgTAATAGCTCAGCTTCGCTTTTACGGCAACAACAAAATggttgagtacgaggcatgcattctatgtttgaggttagctgtagacataGGAGTTCAGGAAGTATTGGTTTTAGGAGATTCAGATTTGTTGGttcaccagattcagggagaatgggagactcgagatttgaagctcataccatatcgaaaTGTCTGCATGATCTCTGTCAAAGATTCagatcaatag
- the LOC104232274 gene encoding uncharacterized protein codes for MIKDLMSRKFDFQDLAMVTLTQTCSAVVTRPIAEKLSDLGSFTIPCIIGNYAFPKVLCDLGTSINLIPLAIYKRLGIGRARPTSMLLQLADRTVKRLSGILDDVLVQVGKFVFPVDFFILDCRVDEEIPVILGRPFLANRRALIDCETGGLKMKLNDEEITFNVQKSIWRPSEFANCSLINAIDVILEEEDETLNIKDPLAACLMNLDEANGEDLAEWVLALEGQGF; via the coding sequence ATGAtaaaggacttgatgtcccgcaAGTTTGACTTTCAAGACTTGGCCATGGTTACACTGACTCAGACTTGCAGTGCTGTTGTGACGAGACCCATAGCTGAGAAGCTATCTGACCTAGGGAGTTTCACAATCCCATGCATAATTGGCAACTATGCCTTTCCTAAGGTACTGTGTGATTTGGGAACAAGCATAAACCTTATTCCCCTAGCTATCTACAAAAGGCTaggcattggaagagctagacccacgtcCATGTTACTACAATTGGCTGACCGGACAGTGAAGAGGCTCTCTGGTATTCTAGATGATGTATTAGTACAGGTTGGGAAGTTTGTGTTCCCAGTAGACTTTTTCATCCTTGACTGTCGGGTTGACGAGGAAATTCCCgtaattttgggaagaccattcttggccaaTAGGAGAGCTTTGATTGACTGTGAAACTGGAGGGCTCAAaatgaaattaaatgatgaagagataacattcaacGTGCAGAAATCTATATGGAGACCAAGTGAATTTGCTAATTGCTCTCTAATAAATGCAATTGATGTAATTTTGGAGGAGGAAGATGAGACATTGAACATTAAAGACCCTCTAGCAGCCTGTCTCATGAACTTAGATGAAGCCAATGGAGAAGACTTGGCAGAGTGGGTACTTGCTCTTGAAGGCCAAGGTTTTTGA
- the LOC138885249 gene encoding uncharacterized protein gives MKEVCQQFKIMHRNSTLYRPNANGVVEVTNNNIKKILRMVQGSRKWHEKLPFALLGYRTTVRTSVGATPCLLVYGTKIVIPAEIEIPSLRIIAETEIDDNEWAKTRLQQLSLIDEKRLAEVCHGQLYQKRMARPIISKGILPHQAEAKGKFTLNWQGPFIVTRVLPNGALYLTDIEGKCVDMTVNSNAIRRYYV, from the coding sequence atgaaagaggtttgccaacagttcaagattatgcATCGAAATTCCACTCTATATCGCCCCAATGCAAATGGAGTTGTTGAGGTGACTAACaataacataaagaagatacttcgtatggtgcaaggttctaggaaatggcatgaaaagttgccttttgctttattgggttatcgcactactgttcgcacttcagtaggggcaactccttgtTTGCTGGTATATGGAACTAAAATAGttatacccgcagaaattgagattccatcccttcgaattatTGCTGAAACCGAAATTGATGATAATGAGTGGGCCAAAACCCGATTACAACAgttaagtttgattgatgagaaaagattggcggaagtatgtcatggtcaattatatcagaagagaatggcaagaccAATCATTAGTAAaggcatccttccacatcaggctgaagctaaaggcaagtttaccctaaactggcaggggccgttcatcgtgacaagagtgttgcccaatggtgctttgtatttaacagatatagaaggaaaatgtgtagatatgactGTTAATTCTAATGCAATCaggagatattatgtatga